In one Candidatus Hepatincola sp. Av genomic region, the following are encoded:
- the nqo3 gene encoding NADH-quinone oxidoreductase subunit G: protein MLNIKVNGKDYKVEEGLTLIQVCDQLGIQIPRFCYHERLPAVGSCRMCLVEIAGARKLSPACTTSISEGLEIITESPAIAKARKTMLEMLLVNHPLDCPICDQGGECDLQDQSYAYGLSCSSVNVEKRAVSVKSFSPLIDDHMTRCIHCTRCVRFATEIAGVENLGAIGRGDITEINTYIEHGVYSELSGNLADVCPVGALNHSVSAYKMRPWELKNTESIDVLDSICANTVVQSTSLAVIRIQPRLNESVNGEWLGDKSRYAVDALRVQRLDTPLLKENGVFKGITWDKAFGILQEQLQAANPSEVSVIAGEFNSIESLFAMKKFMQSIGVTSLDCRNNGINFQAKDRTSYLFNSKIEGIDQADACLIVGSSIRVESPVLNARIRQRYLQGNFPIGVINEHKLDLTYNYNYLGANTGILEDILNGKHEFSKVLNKAKKPMLILGMGALLAENQVDLIDICKQISLKYNLIQSDWNGYNVLQTSVGILNGLYLSFVPERKKTFNDVWQKVEANKTKLLWLMNANNLNFANLTKEVFVVFQGHHGDLGALNANLILPEPLWLEQDGMYLNLEGRIQEAKKAIPTVGHAKDSWKIIRKFSELYGNSLPFNTLEELRIAIKAEFRDFKTGFIDTTFEEETKDQIELKKVNVSTHIENYYMTDIITKNSPKMAECIQFINNKNITKEI, encoded by the coding sequence ATGTTAAATATTAAAGTTAATGGTAAAGATTACAAAGTAGAAGAAGGTTTAACCCTAATTCAAGTTTGCGATCAGTTAGGAATCCAAATACCTAGGTTTTGTTACCATGAAAGGTTACCAGCTGTAGGTAGTTGTAGAATGTGCCTTGTGGAAATTGCAGGGGCTAGGAAATTAAGCCCAGCTTGCACTACAAGTATTAGTGAAGGTTTAGAAATTATTACAGAAAGCCCAGCTATTGCTAAGGCTAGAAAAACTATGTTAGAAATGTTACTGGTGAATCATCCTTTAGATTGCCCTATTTGCGATCAAGGTGGAGAATGTGATTTGCAAGATCAAAGCTATGCTTATGGTTTAAGTTGTAGTTCCGTTAATGTAGAAAAAAGAGCGGTATCAGTAAAATCATTTAGCCCATTGATTGACGACCACATGACACGTTGTATTCATTGTACCCGTTGTGTTCGTTTTGCTACAGAAATAGCAGGGGTAGAAAATTTAGGGGCCATTGGGCGTGGTGATATTACTGAAATTAACACTTATATAGAACATGGCGTTTATTCGGAATTATCGGGTAATTTAGCAGATGTTTGCCCTGTTGGTGCTTTAAACCATTCAGTTTCTGCTTATAAAATGCGTCCTTGGGAATTAAAAAATACTGAAAGTATTGATGTTTTAGATTCCATATGTGCAAATACAGTAGTGCAATCTACCTCATTAGCTGTTATTAGAATCCAGCCTCGTTTAAATGAATCTGTTAATGGCGAATGGTTAGGAGATAAATCACGCTATGCTGTAGATGCACTACGAGTGCAACGTTTAGATACTCCACTACTTAAAGAAAATGGCGTTTTTAAAGGAATTACTTGGGATAAAGCCTTTGGTATTTTACAAGAACAGTTGCAAGCAGCAAACCCTTCCGAAGTTAGTGTTATTGCTGGGGAATTTAATAGTATAGAAAGCCTGTTTGCTATGAAAAAATTTATGCAAAGTATAGGAGTAACTAGCCTAGACTGCCGTAACAATGGAATTAATTTCCAAGCTAAAGATAGAACTAGTTATTTATTTAATTCTAAAATAGAGGGAATAGACCAAGCCGACGCTTGCTTAATTGTTGGTTCTTCAATACGGGTTGAATCTCCTGTATTAAATGCTAGAATTCGTCAACGTTATTTGCAAGGCAATTTTCCTATTGGCGTAATTAATGAACATAAACTAGATTTAACTTATAATTATAATTACTTAGGAGCAAATACTGGAATTTTAGAAGATATACTAAATGGTAAGCATGAATTTTCTAAAGTTCTTAATAAAGCTAAAAAACCAATGCTTATTTTAGGTATGGGTGCATTATTAGCTGAAAATCAGGTAGACTTAATAGATATATGTAAACAAATTTCTTTAAAATATAATTTAATTCAAAGTGATTGGAATGGTTATAATGTATTACAAACATCAGTAGGTATATTAAACGGTTTATACTTATCTTTTGTGCCTGAACGTAAAAAAACTTTTAATGATGTTTGGCAAAAAGTTGAAGCTAATAAAACTAAGTTATTATGGCTAATGAATGCTAATAATTTGAATTTTGCTAACCTAACTAAAGAAGTATTTGTGGTTTTTCAAGGGCATCATGGAGATTTAGGAGCCTTAAATGCTAATTTAATTTTACCAGAGCCATTATGGTTAGAACAAGATGGTATGTACTTAAACTTAGAAGGTAGAATTCAAGAAGCCAAGAAAGCTATTCCTACGGTAGGACATGCTAAAGATTCGTGGAAAATTATTAGAAAATTTTCAGAACTTTACGGTAATAGTTTACCTTTTAATACTCTTGAAGAGCTAAGGATTGCAATTAAAGCAGAATTTAGAGATTTTAAAACAGGTTTTATAGATACAACCTTTGAGGAAGAAACAAAAGATCAAATAGAACTTAAAAAAGTAAATGTGAGTACGCATATAGAAAATTACTATATGACAGATATTATAACTAAGAATTCGCCTAAAATGGCAGAATGTATACAGTTTATAAATAATAAAAATATAACAAAAGAGATATAA
- the nuoF gene encoding NADH-quinone oxidoreductase subunit F, with translation MLKDTDRIFNNLYGQHTINFKTAITLGDFKQLKEVLTKGSSFIINEVKNSNIKGRGGAGFPTGMKWSFINQKDPRPKYLVINGDEGEPGTCKDRELIRHEPFKIIEGCILASYAIGAKTCYIYIRGEFCEEAEVLQKAIDETYKNGYLGKGCLGLYDLDIHIHLGAGAYICGEESALLESLEGRKGFPRLKPPFPAVCGLYGCPTVINNVETIAAIPAIVKKGAAWFSSLGVKDSAGTKLFCISGHVNNPCVVEEELGVSFKTLVNEHAGGIIGGWDNFLCMIPGGASTPVILKNSCDNLTMDFESLKSVGSALGTGAMIILNKSVDILKVMENIVNFYHHESCGQCTPCREGSGTALKIVKNIINKEAKSSDIDYLEELMDNTFGTSICGLHDATVFAVKGFLKHYKDDIKNRLS, from the coding sequence ATGCTAAAAGATACAGATAGAATTTTTAATAATCTTTACGGTCAGCATACTATTAATTTTAAAACTGCTATTACTTTAGGAGATTTTAAGCAATTAAAAGAAGTCCTTACAAAAGGTTCTAGCTTTATTATTAATGAAGTAAAAAACTCTAATATTAAAGGTAGAGGTGGTGCAGGTTTCCCTACAGGTATGAAATGGTCTTTCATTAACCAAAAAGATCCACGCCCTAAATATTTAGTAATTAATGGTGATGAAGGTGAACCAGGAACTTGTAAAGATAGAGAACTTATCCGCCATGAACCTTTTAAAATAATTGAAGGTTGTATTTTAGCAAGTTATGCCATAGGTGCTAAAACTTGTTATATTTATATTCGTGGTGAATTTTGTGAAGAGGCTGAAGTTTTACAAAAAGCCATTGATGAAACCTATAAAAATGGTTACTTAGGCAAAGGTTGCTTAGGTTTGTACGATTTAGATATACATATCCATTTAGGAGCAGGAGCATATATTTGTGGTGAAGAATCTGCTTTATTAGAAAGTTTAGAAGGTAGGAAAGGTTTTCCAAGGTTAAAACCACCTTTTCCAGCTGTATGTGGTTTATACGGTTGCCCTACAGTTATTAACAATGTAGAAACTATTGCGGCTATTCCAGCAATTGTAAAGAAAGGAGCTGCTTGGTTCTCTAGTTTAGGTGTGAAAGATTCCGCAGGTACTAAACTATTTTGCATTTCAGGTCATGTTAATAACCCTTGTGTAGTAGAGGAAGAATTAGGAGTATCCTTTAAAACTTTAGTAAATGAACATGCTGGTGGTATTATTGGTGGTTGGGATAACTTCTTATGTATGATCCCAGGTGGAGCATCAACCCCTGTTATTTTAAAAAATAGTTGCGATAACTTAACTATGGATTTTGAATCTTTAAAGAGCGTAGGTAGTGCTTTAGGTACAGGTGCTATGATTATACTTAATAAATCAGTTGATATTCTAAAAGTTATGGAAAATATTGTGAATTTTTACCATCATGAAAGTTGTGGGCAATGTACTCCTTGTAGGGAAGGTTCTGGAACAGCATTAAAAATTGTAAAAAATATTATTAATAAAGAAGCTAAATCTTCCGATATAGATTATTTAGAAGAATTAATGGATAACACTTTCGGCACTTCAATTTGTGGTTTACACGATGCTACAGTATTTGCAGTTAAGGGTTTTTTAAAACATTATAAAGACGATATTAAAAATAGGTTAAGTTAA
- the nuoI gene encoding NADH-quinone oxidoreductase subunit I codes for MKYNFIHRIKHFLEALLLIDILKGLGLTFKYMFTKKSVTINYPYEKSKVSFRFKGEHALRTYETGEERCISCKLCEAICPAQVITIEGSKRADGSRRAIRYDLDESKCIYCGLCVEACPVDAIVETPNTEFATETKQELYYNKQKLLDNGMKWENYFKEKFKIEAPYR; via the coding sequence ATGAAATATAATTTTATACATAGAATTAAACATTTTTTAGAAGCTTTATTATTAATAGATATATTAAAAGGTTTAGGCTTAACTTTTAAGTATATGTTTACCAAAAAATCTGTAACTATTAATTACCCTTATGAAAAGTCTAAAGTAAGTTTTCGTTTTAAAGGAGAACATGCTTTAAGAACATACGAAACTGGTGAGGAACGCTGTATATCATGTAAATTATGTGAGGCTATTTGCCCTGCACAAGTAATTACTATAGAAGGTTCAAAAAGAGCCGATGGTAGCCGCCGTGCCATTCGTTATGATTTAGATGAAAGTAAATGTATTTATTGTGGTTTGTGTGTTGAAGCCTGCCCTGTTGATGCCATTGTAGAAACACCAAATACTGAATTTGCTACAGAAACAAAACAAGAATTATATTATAATAAGCAAAAATTATTAGATAACGGTATGAAATGGGAAAACTATTTTAAAGAAAAATTTAAAATAGAAGCGCCATATAGGTAA
- the nuoH gene encoding NADH-quinone oxidoreductase subunit H gives MTFLSRLIDSVVFNLLQYLAAPLGLIIFVALLVKVILVILLIMMCVAYTTWLERKIHGLISLRKGPNVVGPLGLLQPIADGLKLFLKEVIIPTNANKFIFIFAPMFTFAVALLSWVVIPIDAGVVFANINVGILYILATSSLGIYGIIMAGWASNSQYAFLGAIRSTAQMISYELSMGVIVIAVVLLSQSLNLSDIVMSQQGLWFFIKLFPLAIMFFIIIVAETNRHPFDLPEAEADVVSGYHTEYSGFVFALFFLAEYANMILMSSLYTVLFLGGWLPLFNFWLFKSIPGFIWFVLKVVVVLSLLIQLRSVLPRYRYDQLMRLGWKVFLPLSLFAVFVLSIFLRLYN, from the coding sequence ATGACCTTTCTTTCTAGGTTAATTGATAGTGTAGTATTTAATTTATTACAATACTTAGCAGCTCCTTTAGGGTTAATAATTTTTGTTGCCTTACTAGTAAAAGTGATTTTAGTCATTTTATTAATTATGATGTGTGTAGCATATACCACATGGTTAGAAAGAAAAATTCATGGCTTAATTTCTTTAAGGAAAGGTCCAAATGTAGTAGGACCTTTAGGTCTATTACAACCTATAGCTGATGGCTTAAAATTATTCTTAAAAGAAGTTATTATTCCAACCAACGCTAATAAGTTTATTTTTATTTTTGCTCCTATGTTTACTTTTGCAGTTGCTTTATTATCTTGGGTAGTTATACCTATAGATGCAGGAGTTGTGTTTGCTAATATTAATGTAGGTATTTTATATATTCTAGCCACATCTTCTTTAGGGATTTACGGAATAATCATGGCAGGTTGGGCTAGTAATTCACAGTATGCTTTTTTAGGAGCTATTCGTTCTACTGCACAAATGATATCCTATGAATTATCTATGGGAGTTATTGTAATTGCTGTTGTATTATTATCACAATCTTTAAATTTATCGGATATTGTAATGTCGCAACAGGGATTATGGTTTTTTATAAAATTATTTCCTTTAGCTATTATGTTTTTTATTATTATTGTAGCAGAAACTAATAGGCACCCTTTTGATTTACCAGAAGCTGAAGCAGATGTTGTTAGTGGTTATCATACGGAATATTCTGGCTTTGTGTTTGCTTTATTCTTTTTAGCTGAATATGCTAACATGATTCTAATGTCTTCTTTATATACTGTACTTTTTCTAGGTGGTTGGTTACCATTATTTAATTTTTGGCTCTTTAAAAGTATTCCTGGTTTTATTTGGTTTGTTTTGAAAGTAGTAGTAGTTTTATCTTTGTTAATTCAATTACGTAGTGTTTTACCACGTTACAGGTACGATCAACTCATGCGTTTAGGTTGGAAGGTATTTTTACCATTAAGTTTATTTGCTGTTTTTGTATTATCAATATTTTTAAGATTGTATAATTAG